TGACGCCGATTTCGATCTGGGTGCGGGCTTCGCGCAGGCCCGCATTGGCTTGCGTCACCGTTTCCCGCGCGGCCTGCACCGCTTGCGAGCGGCCCACACCGGAGAAGAGCGTGTAGCGCAGCCCGACGCCCACCGACCAGTCGGGATCGGTCAACAGCGTGTCGCGCCGATCGAAATTATACTGGGCGAAGCCATAGATCGTAGGCCGGAGCTTGGCGCGCTGAAGGGCCACCCCCGCTTCAGCCTGGTCTTCCAGCGCGCCGAGCCGATCCAGTTGGGGATGGGCGCGCAGGGCCGCGTCCACATAGGTGTCGAGCGAACGGAGCGGCTGACGGATCACGAAGATCGGGGAGACGGGATCGACGCCGGACGGCGCCCGCAGCGCGCCGGCAAGCGCTACCTGCGCACTCGCGAGATCGGCCTGCGCCTTTTCCAGTTCGCGCGCGGCGTCGTCGCGCGCTACCTGCGCCTGGAGGCGTTGGGCCCGGCTTATGAACCCTTCCTGTTCGAGCTTGAGGGCGTCCGCGACATGCCGCTCTAATCCCGCAAGCGCATCACGGCGAACATCGCGCACGCGCTCGAGCAACTGCTGGCCGAAATAGAGCTGGGTCATCTGCAACAGACCGTTGTCGATGACGATCTGGCGTTCGGCGCGCGACTGTCCCAGTTGCGCCGCGGCGCCCGCCTGGGCGGCGGGAATCTGGCCGCCGGAATAGAGCGGCAGCGTCGCCGTCACGATCGGCCGGGTGCTGGTGCGCTCGATCTCGAAGCGCAGGGGGTCAGAGATGGAATAATCCTGGGCCACGTCCGCCAGCGGGCCGAGCGGCAGATAGAGGGTTTTCTGATAGCGGATCATCTGTCCTTCGAACTCGACGGTCGGACGCCGCAACGTGCTCGTGGAGCCTTTCTGGGCCTCCTTGCTGCGCACATCGGCGTCGGCGCCCTGGATCGCGTCCGACCGCTCGAGCAGCCTCGCCTGGGCGCTTCGATAATCGAGATCAAGCCTGTCGATCGTTTGCGCCTGCGCGCCCTGACAGACCGCAGTCGCCAGCGCGGCAACCAGCATCGAACATCGCAAGGTCATGAAGAACGTCTCCTGCTCCCGCACGGTAACGTTGACATCCAACCGACTCAATACATATTTGTATCGAAATGCTCCCGCCCGTGATCCCGTGAGCCGCCGCCCGGCACGAACGCGCCCGACCCGGGCGCAGACCCGGGAGCGCATCCTGGATGGCGCTCTCGAGGCCTTCGCCGAACGTGGCTTCCATGGCTCCACCCAGGAAGATATTTGCGAGCGCGTCGGTCTGAGCCGGGGGGCCTATAATTCCAGCTTCCGATCCAAGGACGAATTGTTCTTCGCCCTCTATGACCGGGTGATCGAGCGCTTGCAGTCGAGGCTGGAGGAGGCGACCGCTTGCGCCCTGTCCATGCCCGGCTCGACGGCCGACAATTTCCTCAAGGCCTTTATCGCCAGCTATCCGTTCGATCGAGACTGGTATCTGCTCCAGGCCGAGTTCGGCCTCTATGCCCTACGCCATCCTGCCATGGCGAGCCACTATGCCGAACGGCAAGGACGGATCCTCGCCATCATCGAGGGCGCGCTCGCTGACATCCTTCGCGAGGACTCCCGCATCGTTGCCCGGGGCCTCCCGCGCATCGCGCGACTGATCCTGGCTGTCCACGAGGGAAGCATGTTCCAGGGCCTGCTCGAACCGCACGAGGTCGCAAGCGGAGAGCTTCTGGACTTTCTCGTGGATCTCATGCTGGCGAGGGCGGCAACGAGAGTCGACTAAGAATGGATTGCTGATCTTGCCTTGCGGGAGGCCGCGCAACAGCATGCCTGCCTCTATTTGTGACGTGGGAGATCGTTTAGTGAAGGAGACCGCGCTGTATCGCCGTGGCGACGGCCTGGGTGCGCCTGTTGACAGCGAGACACTTGAAGATCGCGCGAAAATGCCATTTTACGCCATCTTCGCCGATACCCAATATGTTGGCGATCTCCGCGCTCGTAAGACCATCCCGCGCCAGGCCGAGGATATGGAGTTGGCGGCGAGACAGGTCGGATCCTTCGGTATGTTGTGAACTCGGCAAGTGATGTTGTGCTGCGGACCGATCAAACCTCGCCTTTACGGCCCATCCCGCGTGAATATGCTCCAGGATATTCCGGAACTCCCGCGCTGTTTCCTTCAGTCCTGTGCTGTCGCGAATTTCCGAGGCCTCTTCCGCTGACCGTATGGAAAGTTGCAGCGCCTCTTTACGTAGATGCAGCACCGAACGCAGCATGAGGGTTTTGAGTATGATATGTTGCCATCCTGCCCTGCGGATGCGGGCCAGGATACGGTCCGTCAATTGGCGCGCGAGGTGATCCTTCCCGTCGGCAAGCGCCCGCGTCGCAGACAGAAGCATGCACTCGACGTCCGCAATGGCGAGGTGAGCCGAAGTGATGGCGTCGTTCCTGGGAATATTGGGGATGGTGACCGATCGACCCGACGCCATTTCATGTTCGGCAGTCAGGATATCGGCCATGAGTTGCAGTCGCGGCATGTGGTCGCGTACGGCTTTCACGTTCAGTTCGGTCAGGATTTTTCCGCAGAGGTCCGCATCTCCGGCCAGACGAGCGGCTCGTAATATGGCCCGTGCCGTATGAATCTGGACGTCGACGATCTGGTCGCAGAAAAGCAACGGCCATTCCAGTTCTGCCAGAGGCACGCCGCTTTCGGCCAGCACAGCGAGGCGCAATCTTTTCAGCGTCTCCTCGGCAACCGGGGAGACCATATCCGTCAGATGCGCGTCGATCCTATTTCGTGCGGGAATGATCTGCCCCTGCGTCAGCAGGAGCAGCACTTCGGCAATCTTTGCCCAGTCGCGGGCAAAGCCCTGATCGGCCAGGGCACAAGCTTGATCCAGTAGGGGACGCAGTGCCGCGAACTCGGCCTCGTTCGACTGACTCGCCACGATGCTCGCGAGACAGGCCAGGGCGGAGGCCTTCATCATTGGGTTTTCCCGGGCGTGCAGTTGGAGCCATTGCCGGCAGAGCCTTTCCGCCCGCACGACATCGTCCCTCAGCGCCGCTGTCGTAGCACCGAGCAGCGTCAGCAATTCCTCATGCGTGTCCGTGCGTGACAGCAACTTCAGAAGGTGCGTCGCCCCTGCATGCTGCTGCTGGAAGGAAGGACCCATATCTTTCCCAGACCAGCCATGGGATTCGTCAGCAACGCTGTGTCGGGCACGCCCTCGAGCCAATGGGCCAACTCGTTGATACGGCCTTGT
The window above is part of the Sphingomonas sanxanigenens DSM 19645 = NX02 genome. Proteins encoded here:
- a CDS encoding TolC family protein, whose amino-acid sequence is MDVNVTVREQETFFMTLRCSMLVAALATAVCQGAQAQTIDRLDLDYRSAQARLLERSDAIQGADADVRSKEAQKGSTSTLRRPTVEFEGQMIRYQKTLYLPLGPLADVAQDYSISDPLRFEIERTSTRPIVTATLPLYSGGQIPAAQAGAAAQLGQSRAERQIVIDNGLLQMTQLYFGQQLLERVRDVRRDALAGLERHVADALKLEQEGFISRAQRLQAQVARDDAARELEKAQADLASAQVALAGALRAPSGVDPVSPIFVIRQPLRSLDTYVDAALRAHPQLDRLGALEDQAEAGVALQRAKLRPTIYGFAQYNFDRRDTLLTDPDWSVGVGLRYTLFSGVGRSQAVQAARETVTQANAGLREARTQIEIGVTRSWNDAEAARRRFELTDTAITAAQENLRVQTLGYQEQQTTSLDVIDAQLGLARSRIQRAQAGYDFVVALAQLLHVSGQIATLPDYIDQGERVTP
- a CDS encoding TetR/AcrR family transcriptional regulator, which encodes MSRRPARTRPTRAQTRERILDGALEAFAERGFHGSTQEDICERVGLSRGAYNSSFRSKDELFFALYDRVIERLQSRLEEATACALSMPGSTADNFLKAFIASYPFDRDWYLLQAEFGLYALRHPAMASHYAERQGRILAIIEGALADILREDSRIVARGLPRIARLILAVHEGSMFQGLLEPHEVASGELLDFLVDLMLARAATRVD
- a CDS encoding helix-turn-helix transcriptional regulator — protein: MMKASALACLASIVASQSNEAEFAALRPLLDQACALADQGFARDWAKIAEVLLLLTQGQIIPARNRIDAHLTDMVSPVAEETLKRLRLAVLAESGVPLAELEWPLLFCDQIVDVQIHTARAILRAARLAGDADLCGKILTELNVKAVRDHMPRLQLMADILTAEHEMASGRSVTIPNIPRNDAITSAHLAIADVECMLLSATRALADGKDHLARQLTDRILARIRRAGWQHIILKTLMLRSVLHLRKEALQLSIRSAEEASEIRDSTGLKETAREFRNILEHIHAGWAVKARFDRSAAQHHLPSSQHTEGSDLSRRQLHILGLARDGLTSAEIANILGIGEDGVKWHFRAIFKCLAVNRRTQAVATAIQRGLLH